From Girardinichthys multiradiatus isolate DD_20200921_A chromosome 3, DD_fGirMul_XY1, whole genome shotgun sequence, the proteins below share one genomic window:
- the tnfaip8l2b gene encoding tumor necrosis factor, alpha-induced protein 8-like protein 2 B — MEAFSSKDLAIKAQKKILSSMANKSTVQRFIDDTTSEILDELYRVSKEYTGNKAVAQKVIKNLIKIAVKIGVLYRNNCFSKEELKLAQEFKKKLHTGAMTAISFYEVDFTFDKMVMSENLTECRDLLLKLVNTHLTPKSHGRINHVFNHYAEPELLTKLYDPSGPFRPNLTKICKGLNKLVEDGTI; from the exons ATGGAAGCATTCAGTTCCAAGGATTTGGCCATAAAGGCACAGAAGAAGATCCTCAGCAGCATGGCCAACAAAAGCACCGTGCAAAGATTCATAGACGACACCACTAGTGAAATACTGGATGAACTGTATCGGGTTTCCAAGGAGTACACAGGAAATAAAGCAGTAGCTCAGAAGGTCATTAAAAACCTGATCAAGATCGCTGTCAAGATCGGGGTGCTGTACAGGAACAACTGTTTCAGCAAAGAGGAACTGAAACTAGCCCAGGAATTTAAGAAAAAGCTCCATACAGGAGCCATGACGGCTATCAGCTTCTATGAG GTGGACTTTACCTTTGATAAGATGGTGATGTCAGAAAACTTGACAGAGTGCAGGGATCTTCTGCTAAAACTGGTCAACACCCACCTCACCCCGAAATCTCACGGTCGCATCAACCACGTCTTCAACCATTACGCCGAACCTGAGCTTCTGACCAAATTGTATGACCCAAGCGGACCCTTCAGACCCAACCTCACTAAAATCTGTAAAGGACTCAACAAACTGGTAGAGGACGGGACAATATGA
- the lysmd1 gene encoding lysM and putative peptidoglycan-binding domain-containing protein 1, whose translation MSAERSPLPPGGGGLLRGGRTRSYGSLTRSSLSPVRQRLVEHTVKPGETLQGLALKYGVTVEQIKRANRLYTSDSIFLKKSLSIPVLSDLNDHSNRVDLSEEDHKEGKTNCATGQEDLREGASDLTPREFLKRLDDLINKSKQAAARGCQDAERRVAALEAACSSTTSDWRPLTKSQSVISSARVQQQALLGAVPLTTTKLTKKLKEREDEIFEL comes from the exons ATGTCCGCGGAGCGATCGCCGTTGCCACCCGGGGGAGGCGGCCTGCTACGCGGAGGCAGAACAAGGTCTTACGGCAGTTTAACTCGATCTTCGCTCTCTCCGGTTCGCCAGAGACTCGTTGAGCACACAGTTAAACCAGGGGAAACACTTCAGGGCCTGGCTTTAAAATACGGAGTCACT GTGGAGCAAATTAAAAGAGCAAACAGACTGTACACCAGCGACTCAATATTCCTGAAGAAATCCCTGTCTATCCCAGTGCTGTCAGACTTGAATGACCACAGCAATAGGGTAGATTTGTCTGAGGAAGACCACAAAGAAGGAAAGACTAACTGCGCTACTGGTCAGGAGGATTTAAGAGAAGGTGCATCTGACCTTACACCTAGGGAATTTCTGAAGAGACTGGATGACTTGATCAACAAGTCTAAGCAGGCCGCAGCCAGAGGATGCCAAGATGCAGAGAGACG CGTTGCAGCCCTAGAAGCAGCTTGCTCCAGTACAACTTCAGATTGGCGTCCGTTAACAAAGTCACAGAGTGTTATTTCATCAGCAAGAGTTCAGCAGCAAGCACTACTTGGGGCAGTTCCCCTCACTACCACTAAACTCaccaagaagctgaaagaaAGGGAAGACGAGATCTTTGAACTCTGA